From Bacteroidota bacterium, a single genomic window includes:
- a CDS encoding helix-turn-helix transcriptional regulator yields the protein MHILHICLMINTSIYIKNMVCPRCLTAVELTLTKLKIPFSKVKLGEAVIEAENIDYAALDKELRAIGFEIIQNKNQKIVEQIKTLVVDLIHHNKADDLKINISDFLSKNLGYQYSYISNIFSKEESITIEKFIIFQKIEKVKELLDYNELNFSEIAFSLHYSSASHLSKQFKKITGFTLSEYKKTKPDERNSIDNML from the coding sequence ATGCATATTTTACACATTTGCTTAATGATTAATACCTCGATTTATATTAAAAATATGGTTTGCCCTCGCTGTTTAACAGCAGTAGAACTAACATTGACTAAACTTAAAATCCCATTTTCAAAAGTAAAGCTTGGAGAAGCTGTTATCGAAGCAGAAAATATCGACTATGCCGCGCTTGATAAAGAGCTTAGAGCAATTGGGTTTGAAATTATACAAAATAAAAACCAAAAAATTGTAGAACAAATAAAGACTTTAGTTGTAGATTTAATTCATCACAATAAGGCAGATGATTTAAAAATAAATATCTCGGATTTCCTAAGCAAAAATTTAGGATATCAATATTCATATATTTCAAACATTTTTTCGAAAGAAGAAAGTATAACAATAGAAAAATTCATAATCTTTCAAAAAATTGAAAAAGTTAAAGAATTATTGGATTATAACGAACTGAACTTTTCTGAAATTGCATTTAGCCTTCATTACAGTAGTGCTTCACATTTATCAAAACAGTTTAAAAAAATTACCGGTTTTACATTATCTGAATATAAAAAAACTAAACCAGACGAAAGAAATTCAATCGATAATATGCTGTAA